The following are encoded in a window of Procambarus clarkii isolate CNS0578487 chromosome 33, FALCON_Pclarkii_2.0, whole genome shotgun sequence genomic DNA:
- the LOC123765375 gene encoding LOW QUALITY PROTEIN: organic cation transporter protein (The sequence of the model RefSeq protein was modified relative to this genomic sequence to represent the inferred CDS: inserted 2 bases in 1 codon; substituted 1 base at 1 genomic stop codon): MADREETRETERTRLEGEARVKEEFEVINKDGSGNIVKDGYVGNGAEEGDFEELADVDSFEELLEVVGTNGRWNLLLFVLCSYSGFITGFPVFSSVFLGATPDHWCHVGPLVQANWSHQQILAFAIPYSNETGKHESCRMYDMDYSTVAELGYEGAVGVGXDQQTPXSKPCSSRDFNLTQYQLTVTTQWDLVCERRAIYSTTQAAVQGGMLLGNLIYGYLLDRFGRRPVVLWSGALYVMAGFIAAVAPNVEVYIFLVVVLSCMAAGAYLGCFVLLMETCAIRERSKIGTLFVVPWALGYMLVPGIAYLVRTWKWLQAAITLPGLLFAFHYWLLPESPRWLILHNQHQRALEVLRGAAKINRKKLPPDHHILAAMHNIMAMNGKLEDWQEKQPTLLERAVRVLNSLTSLLRLKSLRQRTLIIFFCWFTAAMVYYGISLNAPTHSTDTYMYIFLGGVLEVPSYLLLWPTIVFLGRIKPLTFLYLFSAIVILTHVHLLSASSAAPLGVMLLVSLSGKMAITAAFHLIWVVTAELFPTQYRSLAVGHASVVARIGSILSPYINDILGMLVVWAPAMVFGLMSLVAGGLCLLLPESKGRHLPEGDHLEHSLPGDKEEAPTGSFSEIKTA; encoded by the exons ATGGCTGACagagaggagacgagagagacggagagaacgCGCTTGGAAGGAGAAGCGAGGGTAAAGGAGGAATTCGAGGTTATAAATAAAGATGGATCCGGTAACATCGTAAAAGACGGCTATGTTGGTAATGGTGCTGAAGAAGGGGACTTCGAGGAGCTGGCGGATGTAGATAGCTTCGAGGAGCTGCTCGAGGTGGTGGGGACGAACGGCCGCTGGAACCTGCTCCTCTTCGTACTGTGTTCTTATT CCGGGTTCATCACGGGGTTCCCGGTGTTCTCCAGCGTGTTCCTGGGGGCTACTCCCGACCACTGGTGCCACGTAGGGCCGCTGGTGCAGGCCAACTGGAGCCACCAGCAGATCCTGGCCTTCGCCATACCCTACAG CAACGAGACAGGGAAGCATGAGAGCTGCCGGATGTACGACATGGACTACAGTACGGTGGCTGAGCTTGGGTACGAGGGCGCTGTGGGCGTCGG CGACCAGCAGACGCCCTGATCCAAGCCTTGCTCCAGCAGGGACTTTAACCTCACTCAGTACCAGTTAACAGTCACCACGCAG TGGGACCTGGTGTGTGAGCGGAGGGCCATCTACTCTACTACTCAAGCAGCGGTACAAGGGGGAATGCTGCTTGGCAACCTCATTTACGGCTATCTCCTTGACAG GTTTGGTCGGCGGCCCGTGGTGCTGTGGTCGGGAGCACTCTACGTCATGGCGGGATTCATTGCCGCCGTAGCCCCCAATGTTGAGGTCTATATATTTCTCGTGGTAGTCCTCTCCTGCATGGCCGCCGGAGCCTACCTGGGATGCTTCGTCCTTC TGATGGAGACGTGCGCCATCAGGGAGCGCTCCAAGATCGGGACACTCTTCGTGGTACCTTGGGCGCTGGGCTACATGCTGGTACCTGGTATTGCTTACCTGGTCAGGACTTGGAAGtggctccaggctgctatcacccTCCCTGGGCTTCTCTTTGCGTTTCATTACTG GTTACTGCCGGAGTCTCCTCGTTGGCTCATTCTTCATAACCAACACCAGAGAGCGCTCGAAGTCCTTCGCGGGGCCGCTAAGATCAACCGCAAAAAGCTGCCCCCTGACCACCACATCCTGGCCGCCATGCATAACATAATGGCAATG aATGGTAAGTTGGAAGACTGGCAGGAGAAGCAGCCGACGTTGCTGGAGCGAGCGGTGAGGGTGCTGAATAGCCTAACATCGCTCCTGCGGCTGAAGTCCCTCCGTCAGAGAACCCTCATAATCTTCTTTTGTTGGTTCACCGCCGCTATGGTTTACTACGGCATCTCCCTTAACGCCCCCACCCACAG TACGGACacctacatgtacatcttcctggggggagtgttggaggtACCCTCCTACCTCCTGCTGTGGCCTACCATCGTCTTCCTGGGCAGGATCAAGCCCCTCACCTTCCTCTACTTGTTTAGCGCCATCGTCATTCTTACTCATGTCCAT TTACTGAGTGCTTCCTCTGCAGCACCGCTGGGAGTGATGCTGCTGGTGTCGTTGAGCGGCAAGATGGCCATCACTGCGGCGTTCCACTTGATATGGGTGGTGACCGCTGAGCTCTTCCCCACACAGTACCGCTCCCTCGCCGTCGGCCACGCTAGCGTCGTCGCCAGGATCGGCAGTATCCTCTCCCCGTATATCAACGACATCCTG GGAATGTTGGTAGTGTGGGCGCCCGCCATGGTCTTCGGGTTGATGTCCCTGGTCGCCGGCGGCCTCTGCCTACTGCTGCCGGAGAGTAAGGGACGCCACCTGCCGGAGGGCGACCACTTGGAGCATTcactacctggagataaagaagAGGCTCCCACGGGATCGTTTTCTGAAATAAAAACAGCATAA